Proteins encoded in a region of the Triticum dicoccoides isolate Atlit2015 ecotype Zavitan chromosome 3A, WEW_v2.0, whole genome shotgun sequence genome:
- the LOC119267090 gene encoding uncharacterized protein LOC119267090 yields MASSCCGKRPRPAVPLLLVLLLVVSCALSVSASGGGRGNGTRTAEFRSGDELRAYQSIVAQMDRMKKASVKTIQSADGDIIHCVPAHLQPAFDHPTLRGQKPEPEPEERPKTSADAAEEEGDAVFPQAWSDGGESCPGGTVPIRRTTESDLRRHSGSLRRYGMKPRAAGVRRDSTSDGHEHAVGYVTGDQFYGAKASLNVWPARVASAAEFSLSQIWVISGTFGNDLNTIEAGWQVSPQLYGDNSPRFFTYWTSDAYQATGCYNLHCSGFVQTNRRIAIGAAISPASAYNGRQFDISLLIWKDPRRGHWWLQLGSGPLVGYWPSSLFSHLGGHANMVQFGGEVVNTRPSGSHTPTQMGSGHFPREGFNRAAYFRNVQVVDWDNNLLPARDLRLVADHPACYGIQGGYNRAWGNYFYYGGPGRNVHCP; encoded by the exons ATGGCGTCTAGCTGCTGCGGCAAGAGGCCCAGACCAGCCGTCCCCTTGCTGCTGGTGCTGCTGCTCGTCGTCTCTTGCGCGTTGTCGGTGTcggccagcggcggcggcaggggcaACGGCACACGGACGGCGGAGTTCCGTTCTGGGGACGAGCTGCGAGCGTACCAGAGCATCGTGGCCCAGATGGACCGGATGAAGAAGGCCTCCGTCAAGACCATCCAG AGCGCCGACGGCGACATCATCCACTGCGTGCCGGCGCACCTCCAGCCGGCGTTTGACCACCCAACGTTGAGGGGCCAAAAGCCAGAG CCTGAGCCGGAGGAGAGGCCCAAGACCAGCGCCGACGCTGCGGAGGAAGAAGGGGACGCCGTGTTCCCGCAGGCGTGGAGCGACGGCGGCGAGTCGTGCCCCGGCGGGACGGTCCCGATACGGCGGACCACGGAGAGCGACCTGCGGCGGCACTCCGGCTCCCTCCGGCGGTACGGGATGAAGCCCCGCGCGGCCGGCGTCCGCCGCGACTCCACCAGCGACGGCCACGAG CACGCGGTGGGGTACGTGACCGGCGACCAGTTCTACGGCGCCAAGGCGAGCCTGAACGTGTGGCCGGCCAGGGTGGCGTCGGCGGCGGAGTTCAGCCTCTCCCAGATCTGGGTCATCTCCGGCACCTTCGGCAACGACCTCAACACCATCGAAGCCGGCTGGCAG GTGAGCCCTCAACTGTATGGCGACAACAGCCCACGCTTCTTCACCTACTGGACG agCGACGCGTACCAGGCGACCGGGTGCTACAACCTGCACTGCTCGGGGTTCGTGCAGACCAACCGGCGGATCGCCATCGGGGCCGCCATCTCGCCGGCGTCCGCATACAACGGCCGCCAGTTCGACATCAGCCTGCTCATCTGGAAGGACCCGCGCCGGGGCCACTGGTGGCTGCAGCTCGGCTCCGGCCCGCTCGTCGGCTACTGGCCCTCCTCCCTCTTCTCCCACCTCGGCGGCCACGCCAATATGGTGCAGTTCGGCGGCGAGGTCGTCAACACGCGCCCCTCGGGCTCCCACACCCCCACGCAGATGGGGAGCGGCCACTTCCCGCGCGAGGGATTCAACCGCGCCGCCTACTTCCGCAACGTCCAGGTGGTCGACTGGGACAACAACCTCCTCCCCGCTAGGGACCTCCGGCTCGTCGCCGACCACCCCGCCTGCTACGGCATCCAGGGCGGCTACAACCGCGCCTGGGGCAACTACTTCTACTACGGCGGGCCGGGCCGGAACGTGCACTGCCCCTAG